A window from Drosophila nasuta strain 15112-1781.00 chromosome 3, ASM2355853v1, whole genome shotgun sequence encodes these proteins:
- the LOC132789754 gene encoding regucalcin-like, protein MFRVLINKYLAHSVAQNSRTICYRVEPLPDSLASLGEGPHWDAARQSLYYVDLPVGGLLRYDYRENKVYRTQIEGEKLASFVLPVECNLEEFAVGCGRRAVIVNWDGVAPCAKVRRTLFEVQLDKPQNRFNDAKTDPNGRLFAGTMLYGPEEFERREGELYRWQAGGKVELVKNDVGISNGLAWDKKSKKFYYVDTTDYEVKSYCYDIETGCIDKPKEIYNFRKTSPKDHIQPDGMTIDTDGNIYVATFNDAAVYKIDPRCCKLLQKIKLPTMQITSVAFGGPNLDILFVTTGAKHGEPAPAGTTYQVMGLNVQGYAGVSLKI, encoded by the coding sequence ATGTTTCGTgtattaatcaataaatatttggcaCACAGCGTCGCACAAAATTCGCGAACAATATGTTACCGAGTGGAACCTCTGCCCGACTCCTTGGCCAGTCTGGGCGAGGGACCCCACTGGGATGCTGCCAGGCAGAGTCTCTACTATGTGGATTTGCCTGTGGGTGGTTTGCTCCGCTACGATTACAGGGAGAACAAGGTGTATAGGACACAGATTGAGGGAGAGAAGCTGGCCAGCTTTGTGCTGCCCGTGGAGTGCAACTTGGAGGAGTTTGCCGTTGGCTGTGGTCGACGCGCTGTCATCGTCAACTGGGATGGAGTCGCCCCTTGTGCAAAGGTGAGGCGCACGCTGTTCGAAGTGCAGCTGGACAAGCCACAGAATCGTTTTAATGACGCGAAAACCGATCCGAACGGACGTCTCTTTGCGGGTACTATGCTCTATGGACCCGAGGAGTTTGAGCGACGTGAAGGAGAACTCTATCGCTGGCAAGCCGGTGGCAAAGTGGAGCTGGTAAAAAACGACGTTGGTATTTCCAACGGACTCGCCTGGGACAAGAAATCTAAAAAGTTTTACTACGTGGATACCACCGACTACGAGGTCAAGTCCTATTGCTATGACATTGAGACCGGCTGCATTGACAAACCCAAAGAGATCTACAATTTTCGCAAGACTAGCCCCAAGGATCATATTCAGCCCGATGGCATGACCATCGACACCGATGGCAACATCTATGTGGCCACTTTTAATGACGCCGCCGTCTATAAGATTGATCCAAGGTGCTGCAAGTTGCTGCAAAAGATCAAGCTGCCTACTATGCAGATAACTTCAGTGGCTTTTGGTGGACCCAATTTGGACATTCTCTTTGTTACCACAGGAGCTAAGCATGGAGAACCTGCACCAGCTGGCACCACCTACCAGGTGATGGGACTTAATGTTCAAGGCTATGCTGGCGTGAGTCTTAAGATCTAA